A window of Sutcliffiella cohnii contains these coding sequences:
- a CDS encoding protein-glutamine gamma-glutamyltransferase gives MIQVAGRPLTAESVAEFGADERIIIQQMLNAPETFSYRTMNELRFELNMRKNIMDSAREMSDSKAAFTIFETARCNPAYWNLTNAGGFLLRPGVRPSEAVLDIYRNGSLYAFECATAMVIVYYHAVLKSIGSPNFDILFQNLYLYSWHTDPDLELHSSYLNYFLPGDVVYFNNPEFHPNVSWFRGLNAVVLSDGTYFGHGFGIMTADQIINFLNTQRFPGSTQPAYLANIVTRISSSTMHKLFTLQGSRIAHKKPKVVVHHNLCSISSVQYEHYCKQVNGSNSN, from the coding sequence ATGATACAAGTAGCTGGAAGACCTTTAACTGCAGAAAGTGTAGCCGAGTTTGGAGCGGATGAAAGGATAATTATTCAACAAATGTTGAATGCACCTGAAACATTTTCTTACCGAACGATGAACGAACTTCGGTTTGAACTCAACATGCGTAAAAATATTATGGATAGCGCACGAGAGATGAGCGATAGTAAGGCTGCGTTTACTATTTTTGAAACCGCTCGTTGTAATCCTGCATACTGGAATTTGACCAATGCCGGAGGGTTTTTATTAAGGCCAGGTGTAAGACCTTCAGAAGCAGTTTTAGATATTTATCGTAACGGTTCTCTTTACGCATTTGAATGTGCAACCGCAATGGTAATTGTCTATTATCATGCAGTTTTGAAAAGTATAGGGTCACCGAATTTTGATATTCTTTTTCAGAACCTTTACTTGTATAGCTGGCATACAGACCCGGACTTAGAATTACACTCATCTTACCTGAATTATTTTCTACCTGGAGATGTTGTGTATTTCAATAATCCAGAGTTTCATCCGAATGTATCGTGGTTTAGAGGTTTGAATGCGGTTGTATTAAGTGATGGGACATATTTCGGTCACGGGTTTGGAATCATGACTGCAGATCAGATTATAAATTTTTTAAATACACAACGTTTTCCAGGAAGCACGCAGCCTGCTTACTTAGCTAATATAGTTACAAGAATTTCGTCTTCAACGATGCATAAGCTTTTCACCTTACAAGGCAGTCGTATTGCTCATAAAAAGCCAAAAGTGGTTGTGCATCATAATCTTTGTTCGATATCGTCTGTACAGTATGAGCATTATTGTAAACAAGTAAATGGATCGAATTCTAATTAA